A genomic region of Gossypium hirsutum isolate 1008001.06 chromosome D01, Gossypium_hirsutum_v2.1, whole genome shotgun sequence contains the following coding sequences:
- the LOC121213806 gene encoding uncharacterized protein: MKKTASSFCMCFVPVVSDNGLMVGKGSKKSSSLSLLEVKPLHSPAENMVDSGEKDKDGVGSFGLKNKSGRRSLSRYVKAVFFGTSLMKKMRSKKYKFKSKSKFKSEWLNSMHNNNVTIEDVDHSTRSMSSKFSSCLSKSSLSTNSSSSTLSSSSSSSSLRTSSGRLSSAPLPYDSKPLMSKTVGNNGVQGKLGKGRHGFNVGVCCLLLVSLLVLVIWGKVCAIFCTSAVLVFANRLITSIKQGPSENIAVDHCMPEIGSEQYKKKIIMEGLLERSHIRNLY, translated from the exons atgaaaaaaacggCTAGTAGTTTTTGCATGTGTTTCGTTCCAGTTGTTTCGGATAACGGTTTGATGGTTGGTAAAGGATCGAAGAAGTCATCATCGTTGTCGTTGTTGGAAGTTAAACCGCTTCATTCTCCGGCGGAGAACATGGTGGATTCCGGCGAAAAAGACAAAGATGGTGTGGGTTCTTTTGGTCTGAAAAACAAATCCGGTCGTCGGAGTCTATCTCGTTATGTCAAAGCCGTCTTCTTTGGAACTTCCCTG ATGAAGAAAATGCGGagtaaaaaatacaaatttaaatccaaatccaaattcaAATCTGAATGGTTGAATTCAATGCACAACAATAATGTGACAATTGAGGACGTTGATCACTCGACAAGAAGCATGTCTTCCAAGTTTTCATCTTGTTTATCAAAATCAAGTTTGAGTACCaattcatcatcatcaacattatcatcatcttcatcatcatcatcattaagGACATCGTCAGGCCGTTTATCTTCAGCACCATTGCCCTATGATTCGAAGCCATTGATGTCCAAAACTGTGGGAAACAATGGTGTGCAAGGAAAGCTTGGAAAGGGGCGCCATGGTTTCAATGTTGGTGTATGTTGTTTGCTTCTCGTTAGCCTATTGGTTTTGGTCATATGGGGTAAAGTTTGTGCCATTTTCTGCACCTCCGCCGTGCTCGTCTTTGCGAACCGGTTGATCACTTCTATTAAACAAGGTCCATCAGAGAACATTGCGGTTGATCATTGTATGCCCGAGATTGGCTCGGAACAGTACAAGAAGAAGATTATCATGGAAGGGTTGCTAGAAAGGAGCCATATTCGAAATTTATATTGA